The following proteins are encoded in a genomic region of Drosophila willistoni isolate 14030-0811.24 chromosome 2L unlocalized genomic scaffold, UCI_dwil_1.1 Seg196, whole genome shotgun sequence:
- the LOC6640620 gene encoding uncharacterized protein DDB_G0283357 isoform X17: MDLSLERDSSALGSLFQQIINDMKNTSPLWEDFVAKASKLHTCLRAAIQAIAAYLDAFQKIADAATNSRGASKEIGTALTRVCLRHKAVETRLKTFTSAIMDCLVQPLQDKIEDWKRTVATIDKDHAKEYKRCRSELKKRSSDTLRLQKKARKGQTDGLQSLMDSHMQDVTLRRAELEEVEKKSLRSAMVEERLRYCSFVHMLQPVVHEECEVMSELGHLQEAMQSIALVTKEPNVLPQASEELIHDAKASINLYPESPGGGSGSQGGGCSNSLGSRKSSVCSISSMNSSGSSNSPGHHHYQRSLSQFVTPAIRLKPGESSDSGFCSSPALTTQASTSTNQTHAVSTWPPHSQDVVDTLPPTADRPHTISTAYEKGHQRPPLTVYTFQNPETIHESSGSGNMVATNGGSNGNNGNGGNGSGQNTPATQKSPAATLSRPPLPVKPAHVRCSSLERPLSAQSNHRQGSGNLLQRQCPSPIPAHITKELSAAHHAQQQQQQQSQQQQQQSQQQQQQTVPPTYVNMSELANMAALKLTNQQQQQQQQQQQQQQPAAKPSPPPLQQQSSIDSIGSQHSNDSSSGQLHHQQQQHHHNHQHHNQHNPSLQLASTRSHSISSSVSSNSHPSIDSAVAASLMGHHNATNSNTTTTTTPSSGSSTPQNHYSPLLTQSPTSTAAGTPSAASSTGLGFVYQVNSPTPPTSEILKITEQSAGSVDGGETATTETDERSRASVLQKASMFEKAAAAATSPPLPVGPIAGSVAPNGGRRSEEMRAAEQQEMDKSFEDSIQALNNLIGELDSFQREIDEGKGKHNNSASSNSNNNNNSNNNGSLSSSDNNNILATSNIDLCAISNQTNSSGCGTDISDTNSDEHLQQHHDHREQHDASDSELSRCYVSETSSLTAGYENPTFAHLSREDHPYNNGSVGTGYAGASDTISLCASSDSVCLGQPRHAYVDTCSDSGSAVVVIYDHQIPNTPDVEFVKQNSEIVVLRTKDPQSQLQMHEMRELQQLPTNLAGSPESSPDSTKPSMQPPTATVAPAKQRLSSFRASSEQQLQLLGRSSPQRGKDKVKDQQPGTIDEPTVKRTTLPPKPTSLSIFNGPTPPPTSDKPLIPRKSDFKADLDAKIRRQKLKVQQQLQQKQQQQQQEQLPQQLLQQHQQQATTHSPQSPPTARN, encoded by the exons AATACTTCACCACTTTGGGAGGATTTTGTGGCAAAGGCCAGCAAGTTGCACACATGTTTACG AGCTGCCATTCAGGCAATTGCCGCCTATTTGGATGCCTTCCAAAAGATTGCCGATGCGGCCACCAATTCAAGAG GTGCATCAAAGGAAATTGGCACAGCCCTGACGCGCGTCTGTCTGCGTCACAAGGCGGTCGAGACACGTTTAAAGACCTTCACTAGCGCCATTATGGACTGTTTGGTACAACCGTTGCAGGATAAAATTGAAGATTGGAAACGTACAGTGGCCACCATCGATAAGGATCATGCCAAAGAGTATAAACGTTGCCGCAGTGAGCTCAAAAAACGTTCCAGCGATACATTGCGTCTGCAAAAGAAGGCTCGCAAGGGTCAAACCGATGGCCTACAATCTCTGATGGACTCTCACATGCAAGATGTGACATTGCGGCGAGCCGAACTCGAGGAGGTTGAAAAGAAGTCACTTCGTTCGGCCATGGTGGAGGAGCGTTTACGTTATTGCAGTTTTGTGCATATGTTGCAGCCGGTGGTCCACGAAGAATGTGAAGTTATGTCCGAATTGGGTCATCTACag GAAGCCATGCAATCTATTGCATTGGTAACCAAGGAGCCGAATGTTCTGCCGCAGGCCTCCGAGGAGCTTATACATGATGCCAAGGCCAGCATTAATCTATATCCAGAATCACCAGGCGGTGGTTCGGGTTCCCAGGGTGGCGGTTGCTCCAATTCCTTGGGTTCACGTAAAAGTTCCGTTTGCTCCATTAGCAGTATGAATAGCAGCGGTTCAAGCAATTCACCTGGTCATCATCACTATCAACGCTCTCTGTCGCAG ttTGTAACGCCCGCAATTCGCTTGAAACCTGGTGAATCCAGTGATAGTGGCTTTTGCTCATCGCCAGCTCTAACAACACag GCCTCGACTTCAACTAATCAGACACATGCCGTTTCCACTTGGCCACCACATTCCCAGGACGTTGTGGACACTCTACCACCCACAGCAGATCGTCCACATACCATTTCCACGGCCTATGAGAAGGGACATCAACGTCCGCCATTGACTGTCTATACATTTCAAAATCCAGAGACCATACATGAATCGAGCGGTAGTGGTAATATGGTGGCTACCAATGGTGGTAGTAATGGTAATAATGGAAATGGTGGCAATGGATCTGGTCAAAATACACCAGCAACTCAGAAGTCTCCAGCTGCAACTCTAAGTCGGCCTCCTTTGCCTGTT AAGCCCGCCCATGTG CGCTGCTCCTCATTGGAACGTCCTCTGTCTGCGCAGAGTAATCATCGACAGGGTAGTGGCAACTTGTTGCAACGTCAGTGCCCCTCGCCCATACCAGCTCATATCACTAAAG AGCTGTCCGCAGCCCATCAtgcacagcagcagcagcagcaacaatcacaacagcagcagcagcaatcacaacaacagcagcagcagacggTACCGCCCACTTATGTTAACATGTCCGAGTTGGCCAACATGGCAGCTTTAAAACTAAcgaaccaacaacaacaacagcaacagcagcagcagcaacaacaacaaccagcaGCAAAGCCATCGCCACCGCCTCTGCAGCAACAGAGTTCCATAGATTCTATAGGCTCGCAGCATTCCAATGATTCATCATCGGGCCAATTGcaccaccaacagcagcagcaccaccacaaTCACCAACACCACAACCAACACAATCCATCATTACAATTAGCCAGCACACGCTCCCATTCCATATCCTCGTCGGTGTCCTCGAATTCGCATCCTTCGATCGACTCTGCTGTGGCTGCTTCGCTTATGGGTCATCATAATGCCACCAATAGCAACACTACCACCACCACAACACCGTCCAGTGGCAGCTCAACGCCACAGAATCACTATTCCCCACTGTTAACTCAATCACCCACATCCACTGCTGCAGGTACACCCTCGGCTGCCAGTAGCACGGGCCTGGGTTTTGTCTATCAGGTGAATTCCCCGACACCGCCCACCAGTGAGATTCTAAAGATCACCGAGCAATCGGCTGGATCAGTCGACGGAGGGGAAACGGCAACCACAGAGACTGACGAAAGATCGCGTGCCTCCGTCTTGCAAAAGGCTTCAATGTTTGAAaaagcagcggcagcggcaacaTCGCCACCTCTGCCTGTTGGCCCTATTGCCGGTTCGGTGGCCCCCAATGGCGGTAGACGTTCCGAGGAGATGCGAGCAGCCGAACAACAGGAAATGG acAAATCTTTCGAAGATTCAATACAAGCactaaataatttaattggcGAATTAGACTCGTTTCAACGTGAGATCGATGAGGGCAAGGGCAAGCACAACAACAGcgccagcagcaacagtaacaacaacaacaatagtaACAACAATGGCAGTCTGAGCAGCAGTGATAACAACAACATATTGGCCACCAGCAACATTGATCTCTGCGCCATTAGCAATCAAACAAATTCCAGCGGCTGTGGCACCGATATATCCGATACCAATTCCGATGAACATCTCCAGCAACATCATGATCATCGTGAGCAACACGATGCCAGCGATTCGGAGCTGAGTCGTTGCTATGTGAGCGAGACGAGTTCGCTGACCGCTGGCTATGAGAATCCCACATTTGCCCATTTATCCCGCGAAGATCATCCATATAACAATGGCAGCGTCGGAACGGGCTATGCGGGAGCCTCGGATACCATATCGTTGTGTGCCTCATCGGATAGCGTGTGTCTGGGTCAGCCGCGACATGCCTATGTGGATACTTGCAGTGATAGCGGTAGCGCTGTGGTTGTGATCTATGATCATCAAATCCCTAACACACCGGATGTGGAATTTGTTAAACAGAATTCCGAAATAGTTGTCTTACGCACAAAAGATCCACAATCGCAATTGCAAATGCACGAGATGCGTGAATTGCAGCAATTGCCAACGAATCTAGCCGGTTCACCAGAATCATCGCCAGATTCAACAAAACCATCCATGCAGCCGCCGACAGCAACTGTGGCGCCCGCTAAGCAGCGACTCTCCTCGTTTCGTGCATCCAGTGAGCAGCAGTTGCAGTTACTTGGACGCAGTAGTCCGCAAAGAGGTAAAGATAAGGTTAAAGATCAACAGCCAGGGACAATAGACGAACCAACGGTGAAACGTACCACATTGCCACCAAAACCAACCAGCCTTAGCATTTTCAATGGTCCTACTCCTCCTCCAACAAGTGATAAACCTTTAATACCAAGAAAATCGGattttaaagccgatttagaTGCAAAAATACGCCGGCAAAAGCTAAAAGTTCAACAGCAATTgcaacagaagcagcagcaacagcagcaagaaCAACTACCACAGCAACTAttacaacaacatcagcaacaagcaacaacacaCTCACCACAGTCGCCCCCAACAGCAAGAAACT ga
- the LOC6640620 gene encoding AF4/FMR2 family member lilli isoform X9: MDLSLERDSSALGSLFQQIINDMKNTSPLWEDFVAKASKLHTCLRAAIQAIAAYLDAFQKIADAATNSRGASKEIGTALTRVCLRHKAVETRLKTFTSAIMDCLVQPLQDKIEDWKRTVATIDKDHAKEYKRCRSELKKRSSDTLRLQKKARKGQTDGLQSLMDSHMQDVTLRRAELEEVEKKSLRSAMVEERLRYCSFVHMLQPVVHEECEVMSELGHLQEAMQSIALVTKEPNVLPQASEELIHDAKASINLYPESPGGGSGSQGGGCSNSLGSRKSSVCSISSMNSSGSSNSPGHHHYQRSLSQFVTPAIRLKPGESSDSGFCSSPALTTQASTSTNQTHAVSTWPPHSQDVVDTLPPTADRPHTISTAYEKGHQRPPLTVYTFQNPETIHESSGSGNMVATNGGSNGNNGNGGNGSGQNTPATQKSPAATLSRPPLPVKPAHVRCSSLERPLSAQSNHRQGSGNLLQRQCPSPIPAHITKELSAAHHAQQQQQQQSQQQQQQSQQQQQQTVPPTYVNMSELANMAALKLTNQQQQQQQQQQQQQQPAAKPSPPPLQQQSSIDSIGSQHSNDSSSGQLHHQQQQHHHNHQHHNQHNPSLQLASTRSHSISSSVSSNSHPSIDSAVAASLMGHHNATNSNTTTTTTPSSGSSTPQNHYSPLLTQSPTSTAAGTPSAASSTGLGFVYQVNSPTPPTSEILKITEQSAGSVDGGETATTETDERSRASVLQKASMFEKAAAAATSPPLPVGPIAGSVAPNGGRRSEEMRAAEQQEMDKSFEDSIQALNNLIGELDSFQREIDEGKGKHNNSASSNSNNNNNSNNNGSLSSSDNNNILATSNIDLCAISNQTNSSGCGTDISDTNSDEHLQQHHDHREQHDASDSELSRCYVSETSSLTAGYENPTFAHLSREDHPYNNGSVGTGYAGASDTISLCASSDSVCLGQPRHAYVDTCSDSGSAVVVIYDHQIPNTPDVEFVKQNSEIVVLRTKDPQSQLQMHEMRELQQLPTNLAGSPESSPDSTKPSMQPPTATVAPAKQRLSSFRASSEQQLQLLGRSSPQRGKDKVKDQQPGTIDEPTVKRTTLPPKPTSLSIFNGPTPPPTSDKPLIPRKSDFKADLDAKIRRQKLKVQQQLQQKQQQQQQEQLPQQLLQQHQQQATTHSPQSPPTARNCNVTNQAAVVITSSSSIPSTTTLLNSNPNHRMPNITATFNHKTPTTTSEPPPPSSSSSSSTSISSSSISPSVNALAPAVPARPPQPQPQTQPLSTPPIPIPSQAKPCITPRPASLSSSLGGGGGGAMGGGSTRIARRSSINQAKPPPPVRRSSSVTPSPNATMGSFRTSSPASGGNNGGGIYAQPKLVNSMSSFRTSSPSPNGHAAAAAAHPLPPTQPKANPNLIAQLNARLNSNKQHTTDGGGGIYGNHQQQQQQHQQQQQQSGGVVGDSIYMRSGGMSHLPQQQHFDAAAQVSSLRQAPQQHPHQQQQQQQQQQQQHYTCPPPLEDPPPPPIYSAGSSATMPKKMPRAAHAGQNASHMMSAYAASGSGSTATLPKNIIQQQRLQQQQQQQQQQQYQQPQGIGNGNGHPNQRPQLPLPQQQQKLRAAQQQQHLMDQQRQPPIPSRHSSVQQKIFVSTNPFIQTTAVKFHSPSASPTCGSPVTGSSLASIYATTARGSHHHQQQQQQQLQQQLQQQQQQHYYRDVAGGNSNGYNNHNVHAHTHNVHAHHPNYATNSTNIEKTGSIRAKTKAEFLENLNAKLAKQGMSGRAFAVRNLINSKALPDPRICHESLMDQIKRGAPLKRNQKINDRSAPKIH; encoded by the exons AATACTTCACCACTTTGGGAGGATTTTGTGGCAAAGGCCAGCAAGTTGCACACATGTTTACG AGCTGCCATTCAGGCAATTGCCGCCTATTTGGATGCCTTCCAAAAGATTGCCGATGCGGCCACCAATTCAAGAG GTGCATCAAAGGAAATTGGCACAGCCCTGACGCGCGTCTGTCTGCGTCACAAGGCGGTCGAGACACGTTTAAAGACCTTCACTAGCGCCATTATGGACTGTTTGGTACAACCGTTGCAGGATAAAATTGAAGATTGGAAACGTACAGTGGCCACCATCGATAAGGATCATGCCAAAGAGTATAAACGTTGCCGCAGTGAGCTCAAAAAACGTTCCAGCGATACATTGCGTCTGCAAAAGAAGGCTCGCAAGGGTCAAACCGATGGCCTACAATCTCTGATGGACTCTCACATGCAAGATGTGACATTGCGGCGAGCCGAACTCGAGGAGGTTGAAAAGAAGTCACTTCGTTCGGCCATGGTGGAGGAGCGTTTACGTTATTGCAGTTTTGTGCATATGTTGCAGCCGGTGGTCCACGAAGAATGTGAAGTTATGTCCGAATTGGGTCATCTACag GAAGCCATGCAATCTATTGCATTGGTAACCAAGGAGCCGAATGTTCTGCCGCAGGCCTCCGAGGAGCTTATACATGATGCCAAGGCCAGCATTAATCTATATCCAGAATCACCAGGCGGTGGTTCGGGTTCCCAGGGTGGCGGTTGCTCCAATTCCTTGGGTTCACGTAAAAGTTCCGTTTGCTCCATTAGCAGTATGAATAGCAGCGGTTCAAGCAATTCACCTGGTCATCATCACTATCAACGCTCTCTGTCGCAG ttTGTAACGCCCGCAATTCGCTTGAAACCTGGTGAATCCAGTGATAGTGGCTTTTGCTCATCGCCAGCTCTAACAACACag GCCTCGACTTCAACTAATCAGACACATGCCGTTTCCACTTGGCCACCACATTCCCAGGACGTTGTGGACACTCTACCACCCACAGCAGATCGTCCACATACCATTTCCACGGCCTATGAGAAGGGACATCAACGTCCGCCATTGACTGTCTATACATTTCAAAATCCAGAGACCATACATGAATCGAGCGGTAGTGGTAATATGGTGGCTACCAATGGTGGTAGTAATGGTAATAATGGAAATGGTGGCAATGGATCTGGTCAAAATACACCAGCAACTCAGAAGTCTCCAGCTGCAACTCTAAGTCGGCCTCCTTTGCCTGTT AAGCCCGCCCATGTG CGCTGCTCCTCATTGGAACGTCCTCTGTCTGCGCAGAGTAATCATCGACAGGGTAGTGGCAACTTGTTGCAACGTCAGTGCCCCTCGCCCATACCAGCTCATATCACTAAAG AGCTGTCCGCAGCCCATCAtgcacagcagcagcagcagcaacaatcacaacagcagcagcagcaatcacaacaacagcagcagcagacggTACCGCCCACTTATGTTAACATGTCCGAGTTGGCCAACATGGCAGCTTTAAAACTAAcgaaccaacaacaacaacagcaacagcagcagcagcaacaacaacaaccagcaGCAAAGCCATCGCCACCGCCTCTGCAGCAACAGAGTTCCATAGATTCTATAGGCTCGCAGCATTCCAATGATTCATCATCGGGCCAATTGcaccaccaacagcagcagcaccaccacaaTCACCAACACCACAACCAACACAATCCATCATTACAATTAGCCAGCACACGCTCCCATTCCATATCCTCGTCGGTGTCCTCGAATTCGCATCCTTCGATCGACTCTGCTGTGGCTGCTTCGCTTATGGGTCATCATAATGCCACCAATAGCAACACTACCACCACCACAACACCGTCCAGTGGCAGCTCAACGCCACAGAATCACTATTCCCCACTGTTAACTCAATCACCCACATCCACTGCTGCAGGTACACCCTCGGCTGCCAGTAGCACGGGCCTGGGTTTTGTCTATCAGGTGAATTCCCCGACACCGCCCACCAGTGAGATTCTAAAGATCACCGAGCAATCGGCTGGATCAGTCGACGGAGGGGAAACGGCAACCACAGAGACTGACGAAAGATCGCGTGCCTCCGTCTTGCAAAAGGCTTCAATGTTTGAAaaagcagcggcagcggcaacaTCGCCACCTCTGCCTGTTGGCCCTATTGCCGGTTCGGTGGCCCCCAATGGCGGTAGACGTTCCGAGGAGATGCGAGCAGCCGAACAACAGGAAATGG acAAATCTTTCGAAGATTCAATACAAGCactaaataatttaattggcGAATTAGACTCGTTTCAACGTGAGATCGATGAGGGCAAGGGCAAGCACAACAACAGcgccagcagcaacagtaacaacaacaacaatagtaACAACAATGGCAGTCTGAGCAGCAGTGATAACAACAACATATTGGCCACCAGCAACATTGATCTCTGCGCCATTAGCAATCAAACAAATTCCAGCGGCTGTGGCACCGATATATCCGATACCAATTCCGATGAACATCTCCAGCAACATCATGATCATCGTGAGCAACACGATGCCAGCGATTCGGAGCTGAGTCGTTGCTATGTGAGCGAGACGAGTTCGCTGACCGCTGGCTATGAGAATCCCACATTTGCCCATTTATCCCGCGAAGATCATCCATATAACAATGGCAGCGTCGGAACGGGCTATGCGGGAGCCTCGGATACCATATCGTTGTGTGCCTCATCGGATAGCGTGTGTCTGGGTCAGCCGCGACATGCCTATGTGGATACTTGCAGTGATAGCGGTAGCGCTGTGGTTGTGATCTATGATCATCAAATCCCTAACACACCGGATGTGGAATTTGTTAAACAGAATTCCGAAATAGTTGTCTTACGCACAAAAGATCCACAATCGCAATTGCAAATGCACGAGATGCGTGAATTGCAGCAATTGCCAACGAATCTAGCCGGTTCACCAGAATCATCGCCAGATTCAACAAAACCATCCATGCAGCCGCCGACAGCAACTGTGGCGCCCGCTAAGCAGCGACTCTCCTCGTTTCGTGCATCCAGTGAGCAGCAGTTGCAGTTACTTGGACGCAGTAGTCCGCAAAGAGGTAAAGATAAGGTTAAAGATCAACAGCCAGGGACAATAGACGAACCAACGGTGAAACGTACCACATTGCCACCAAAACCAACCAGCCTTAGCATTTTCAATGGTCCTACTCCTCCTCCAACAAGTGATAAACCTTTAATACCAAGAAAATCGGattttaaagccgatttagaTGCAAAAATACGCCGGCAAAAGCTAAAAGTTCAACAGCAATTgcaacagaagcagcagcaacagcagcaagaaCAACTACCACAGCAACTAttacaacaacatcagcaacaagcaacaacacaCTCACCACAGTCGCCCCCAACAGCAAGAAACTGTAATGTCACTAATCAAGCAGCCGTTGTTATAACATCCTCATCATCCATACCATCAACCACAACATTATTGAACTCAAATCCAAATCATAGAATGCCAAACATAACAGCAACATTTAACCATAAGACGCCCACAACAACATCtgaaccaccaccaccatcatcatcatcatcatcttctacatcaatatcatcatcatcaatatcTCCATCAGTCAATGCTCTTGCCCCCGCTGTGCCCGCCAGACCACCTCAGCCACAACCTCAAACTCAGCCACTTTCAACTCcaccaataccaataccaTCCCAAGCCAAGCCGTGTATTACGCCCAGGCCGGCCTCGTTGTCGTCTTCGTTGG gaggaggaggcggaggagcaatGGGCGGTGGTTCAACGCGCATAGCACGACGATCATCCATCAATCAGGCAAAACCACCGCCACCAGTTAGACGCAGTTCATCAGTCACACCCAGTCCCAATGCCACCATGGGG TCGTTCCGCACATCATCACCCGCCTCGGGAGGCAACAATGGCGGCGGCATTTATGCTCAACCCAAACTGGTCAATAGCATGTCCAGTTTTCGCACTAGCAGTCCAAGTCCAAATGGACatgcggcagcagcagcggctcACCCACTGCCACCGACACAGCCCAAGGCAAATCCGAATCTAATTGCACAGCTCAATGCACGACTCAACAGTAATAAGCAACATACTACTGATGGTGGAGGAGGAATCTATGGtaaccaccagcagcagcaacaacaacaccaacagcagcagcagcaatctgGAGGAGTTGTGGGCGATTCAATTTATATGCGCAGTGGCGGAATGTCGCATTTGCCACAGCAGCAACACTTTGACG CAGCTGCCCAAGTCTCAAGCCTGCGACAGGCCCCACAGCAACATCcccatcaacaacaacaacaacagcagcagcagcaacaacaacattataCTTGCCCACCACCTCTAGAAGATCCACCACCACCGCCCATTTATTCGGCTGGCTCTTCGGCCACTATGCCCAAGAAAATGCCACGTGCTGCCCATGCTGGACAGAATGCTTCACATATGATGAGCGCCTATGCTGCCTCTGGGTCTGGATCGACAGCAACATTGCCAAAGAATATCATACAACAGCAACGattacaacaacagcagcaacagcagcagcagcagcaatatcAACAGCCACAAGGTAtaggcaatggcaatggacATCCTAATCAGCGTCCACAATTGCCATTAccgcaacagcaacagaaactGCGAGCtgcacaacagcagcaacatttgATGGACCAACAACGGCAACCGCCCATACCCTCACGTCATTCCAGTGTGCAGCAAAAGATATTCGTCTCAACGAATCCATTTATACAGACAACAGCCGTCAAGTTTCATTCGCCTTCGGCCTCGCCCACTTGTGGCTCACCGGTAACTGGATCCTCTTTGGCTAGCATTTATGCCACAACCGCGCGTGGtagccatcatcatcaacagcagcaacaacagcaactacaacaacaacttcaacaacaacaacaacagcattaTTATCGCGATGTTGCTGGGGGCAATAGCAATGGCTACAACAATCACAATGTCCATGCCCACACCCACAATGTCCATGCCCATCATCCAA ACTATGCCACAAATAGCACAAATATTGAAAAGACTGGCAGTATAAGGGCCAAAACAAAGGCTGAATTCCTTGAGAATCTCAATGCTAAATTGGCCAAGCAAGGCATGTCTGGACGTGCATTTGCCGTACGTAATCTCATCAATAGTAAGGCCTTG cCGGATCCTCGTATTTGTCATGAGTCGCTGATGGATCAAATAAAACGCGGAGCCCCCTTGAAACGTAATCAGAAGATTAATGATCGCAGTGCTCcaaaaatacattaa